The DNA region ATTGATTACCTCAAAAGACCGCTCCTCTAAATTAAGAAGTAGGGACCAGGGGTTGTTTGGCACTTTCCCTGAAGAGTCACTCCAGCACTACAATCAAAATATTCAGATGTTTTCAGCACCACTATAGCTATTACCctggttgtggttttaaatatcATTAGTTTTAACTTGGACTACCCACTAAACCTGCAGCTGAGTGTATATACACATCTGTGGTACCAAGGCCTGGTGATATGTCTAGATTCTGTCTCATATTTCATGTTGTTTGTATCTTGGTTAGATTTCTTGCTGTAATTATAATATCAAAACTGTTGTGCTCAATGTCTCAAAGTCATTGCTGCTGATATGGTTGAGGATTTTTTCTGGAGGAGTAAATACATCACTGAGTAAATTCAGCAGAGAATGGGTTAATTAGGATGATAGAGTTATTGTTATGCGTCACTGaccatctctctgtcttttcagctgtcaatcaacgCTTTCGACTACAACTGCCATGTGGATCTCATCAAGCTGCTGCGGCAGGAGGGAGAACTGATCCGACTGCGAAAGGCAAGGCAGAAGATGAGTGAACTCTTCCCTCTCACTGAAGGTTGGTGTTGGTCTAAGATGCTTTGAGTTGACAGCAGCCCTGCATTATTTGTGCAACCCAATATCTCATTTTGTTTAATTCTGCAGAGATCTGGCTGGATTGGCTCAAGGATGAGATCCGTCTGACTGAGACTGAGGAGGAGTCGAACCGGGAAACGGTGTATGAACTTTTCGAGAGATCAACAAAAGACTATATCTGTGAGTGCATTGCAGCATTGTTACTGCCTTCGATCTGACAGTCAGACAATAACACACGCTTAACATTTGTCAACTCGAACTTAACATTTGTTTACACTCTTTGTTTTCAAACCCAGGTCCAGATATCTGGCTTGAATATGCTCAGTATTCAATTGGTGGCATGGGCTCACCCGGGGGGATAGACAAGGTGAGATCCATCTTTGAGCGAGCGGTGACGGCTGTGGGGCTTCACATGAACAAGGGACAGACGGTGTGGGAGGCGTACAGAGAGTTTGAGAACGCCATTCTGTCCACAGTGCAGGTGAGTGTTTCCATCAAAATAAGAGATCTTATTAAGTGTCACAAATAGACtcggtttttatttttgtgtaagTGTGAATGCCATAGAAGATTTAATTTTTCTGAAATGGTATTAGATAATCAGACACTTATAACTTTTTTGGCCAgaagaggagtttgcctttctgtaAAAATACTTTACATGTGGAAGTCATTTGATCGTAGAGTAATGGGTCTTTGCTACATTTTCACACATCGTTTTTTTCCTCAGCCTCCCCCTGGCCGGATTCCCAGCCacgaggagcaggagctgcTCAACGCTCAGCTGGAGCGAATCCATACACTGTTTCGCCGTCAGCTAGCCGTCCCCTTAATGGGTAAGCATGGTGCCACTTCCGTGTAGACACGCTGCTGTGAAATGGGCAGGATTTCTGTTGTGAGGGCTGCATGTCAAGGCCCATCTGAAAAGCTGAATTactacataaaaaaaagaggctGCCTGGTGTGATGAATATTGTCTATTGTTGTGACGTGGCCTTTGAAATCAGATTTAGAAAGAGAGCACTCAAGATTCGGAAGTGGGCAAAGGTTCACcagaatgttttttatttttttattatcgcCCAGTTGAATTGAATTTAACACATTAgcaaattttttatttatatatttgaatgtTACCCCTCTACATTTTGTAATTAATGTATGTGGGATAAATCTTCACTGATAATGGACATGATTGTGCTCCATTGCTTTGTAGACATGGAAGCCACCTATGCAGAGTATGGCGAGTGGTCTGAACTCGGGGTTCCTGAGACGGCCATGCATCAGTACAAAAAGGCCATGCTGCAGATGGATAAGCGCAGATCTTTTGAGGAGTCACTGGTAATGTACTTATTGTTTGCTTCAGTTGTTCTCCTTAAAGTCTTAAAATCATGTGCATACTTTATTTCACCGTTTAACATTTGTGTGCTGTTATCTGCTGCAGCTTGTAGCAGAGCCCCCGAAGATGACAGAGTATCAGACCTACATCGACTTTGAACTAAAAGATGGCGACCCAGCTCGCGTCCAGATAACGTTTGAGCGGACTCTGACAGAGAACTGCCTGGTGCCAGACATCTGGGCAAAATACACCTTGTATCTTGTGAGTGTTAGTCAGTGTTTGGCCTGGTGCTGTCTGTGATATTAGCTGTGTAGAGTTTGGACTTGTTTCACACTCCATCACTCCTacttcaaagtgttttcatttatccacttatttatttatttatttattttttacagcatGTAAATTGGGCAAACAAGCATATACATGAATGTGTTAGAAGGAAATATAGTTGTTTGATCTTCAGTAGGAAATATTTCAGCTTCTTTAGGAGTATTCATTTAATCATATGTTTCTCTGTGACCCTTCAGGATCGTCAGCTGAAGATCAAGGACTTGGTTCTTCCTATTCATGAACGTGCTGTCAGGAACTGCCCCTGGACCATGGGTCTGTGGAAGAGCTACCTGCTCGCTCTGGAGAGGCATGGAGCAGAGCATCAGATTGTCTCAGGTCACCAGATAgctctgtttttcatttattactGTTGATACATATATCTGTTATAAACATACTGAAATTTACCCATATGTTTGATTACACCGGGATGTGTAAGATGTTGAGTGTTCCCTATCTTGAATATGTTATTAAACACTAGCCCATTATGGAGAACTCTTAAGAGAAATCCTAGACCCTTACAATGGTACCTTGGATCTTGTTTCATAGGCGTTACATGACGCTGCTTTTTCaccgggagatatttgttttctttttcctttttgcatttttatgtCTGTTACTGGAACTGCAGAGTCCACTGCatctctgaaaacagctttattaACATAATGTTCATTTTTTCCCCACACAGATGTTTTTGAGAAGGCGCTGACTGCCGGTTTCATTCAAGCTACAGATTATGTGGACATTTGGCAGGCGTACCTGGACTACCTGCGGAGACGTGTGGATTTCAGTAAAGGTGAGAGCAGCTGTGTGTCAACAACgggaacaaaaagaacaaattcatttatttttcctgctGATGGtgttactttttcttttttttatgtttcagaATCAAGTAAAGAGTTAGAGGAACTGCGAGGAGCCTTCTCTCGATCTCTAGACTACATAAAACAAGATGTGGAAGAAAGTAAGCAGATCTCActacgattttttttttacggtGTACTCGTTTGAATTTCATATAGTGACTCATGTTCTTGGTGCCGTGGCTCTGCAGGATTTGGTGAAAGTGGAGATCCATCTTGTATCATTATGCAGATCTGGGCGAGGATAGAGGTAAGAACTGTTACTATGACGTCCGTTTTCAAGAGTTTGATTTCtgtttggttgtgtgtatttgtgtttggtaAGAAAAAGTTAGTAAAAGCTCAGAGATTTATAATTACCCGGAGaaataatttcccaaaaatGTAACAGTTTTAGTGGATTATACtatttaagatatttttaatgtgattaaagttattttaagaCAAAAACCCTATCACTTGTACGTGTAACAGTTTGAATAAATTGATAACTTTCTTTGTCCACCAGGCCCTCCACTGCAAGAACATGCAAAAAGCCAGAGAACTGTGGGACAGCATCATGACAAAAGGAAACGCTAAATATGCCAATATGTGGCTGGAGTACTATAACCTCGAAAGGTTTGTTAGTGTTTGTCTGAAAGgagaaaagtttatttaaaatgaagtaCTGACCGCTCAATAATCCAAAATGATTTGACTCTGTAGGTCTTATGGTGACCCAGCTCACTGTCGGAAAGCTCTTCACAGAGCAGTTCAATGCACCACCGACTACCcagagcatgtgtgtgaagtCCTGCTCACCTTCGAGCGAGTGGAGGGTGAGTCACAACATCAAAACCAAAGTTACCATAAAGATAAATGAGATTTTCCTGAATTACATTGTGCCTGTATTCTGCGTCAGGTTCTCTGGAGGGCTGGGACGTGGCCGTGCAGAAGACAGAGACCCGGCTGAACAGGATCAATGAGCAACGAGCAAAGGTAAGAGCATGTATCAGCAGTGTGAAGTGCAGGAGCATCAATTAGCTGCTTCTGGCTAATGTTCCCACGTTGTGTCTGTTAGGCGGCTGAGAAAGAAGCCAACTCTGCTCGCCAAGAGGACGACAAAGGGGATCAGCGGCGGAAATCAAAGACCGATAAGAAGCCTCAGAAGAAGGTGCCGAACAGAACTCGAtttggagagaagaggaaagcagAAAATAATGATTATCAGGGCAAGTGGAATGAAGACTCTGGTAAGATTAAGTGAATtatgaactttttatttttaagccaAAATAAGTTATAGACATTAATCTATTTCTCTGTGACACAACAAGCTCCTAAAAGGCACAGAGGCAACGGGGAGCAAAGCAGAGAGGAGCGCATGGAGACCGAGACAGGACTCCATGGGAGAAACGCACCCCCCGGGTATAAGCCGGCTAAAAAAGGCCAGCAGGGAGCCCCGGCTGCTGCTCAGAAGCCCAACGATGACAAGCCAGAGCTCCGAAACGATAACAGCAGCGTGTTCATCAGCAACATGGCGTACACCCTGGAGGAGCCGGAGTCGAAGCTCAGGATGCTGTTTGAGACGTGCGGTCCCATCAAAGAGGTTCGCCCTGTCTTCGGCCCCAAAGGAAACTTCAAAGGTTACTGCTACGTACAGTTTGAGTCCCCGGTGTCCGTCGCTGAAGCCTTGAAGCTGGACAGACGGGAGGTGGAGGGCAGGCCCATGTTTGTGTCCCCTTGTgtggataaaaacaaaaaccctgaCTTTAAGGTAAATAATCTTATCTAATCCATCTATTATATGCCTCTCATTTGGATTTATTGTGACATTTTGGTGGCTGTTATTGAAAAATGTGTAATCTATTAATTTAAGCCACAAGGTTTCCGTCATTAGGTTGAATCTATTTGGTTTAAAAAGTGTCTTAAATTGGggaaccacacacaaacactgatgacATCTTCACAATCATGTCCCTGTAGGTgtttaaatacaacacaacctTGGAGAGACACAAAATCTTTATCTCGGGGCTGCCGTTCTCCTGCACCAAGGATCAACTGGAGGAGCTCTGCAAAGGCCACGGCACCATCAGGGAGGTCCGATTGGTCACATATCGCTCAGGAAAACCCAAGGTGACGTATTTAAAGTGTGCTCTTGATTGGGCTAATGGTTACCACTTGGGACTCCACACACGCGGAGGAAAGTGGAGCTGTACTGTGTCGCTAATATTGTTAACCATCTCTGCAGGGTCTGGCATATGTAGAGTTTGCAGATGAAACACAAGCGTCTCAGGCTGTGCTTAAATTAGACGGCACTGAAGTGGAGGGCAACAAAATCGCTGTTGCTATAAGTAACCCTCCTCGGAGAAGCATGGCCGACTTACCTGGTTCCAGTCGACTTATGGCGGACATAATGCCTCGCCATGCTTTTGGAGCGTAAGTTCATTTCTCTGCTTTTCTGCAAGTCTGCCATTTTCAAATTTGTAACTGCACTGATACAGAGCTGGCTTTTCTTTctccaggagaggaagaggccgCACCCAGCTGTCACTGCTCCCTCGCTCCCTGCACCGACAAAGTGGGCCCGCCAGCAAAGTGGAGAACGGGTCCGCAGCCGAGCTGGAGCCAGGACCTGGCGGCGCATCAGCGAACGCAGCCGCGGAGACAAAACCTTTGTCGAATTCAGACTTTGCCAGGATGCTTCTCAATAAGTGAGAAGACGAGCGGGAGAATCACACTGAAAAACCTTCTTGTGTCCTTACAAACTAGTGTCCGTGATTCTTCTGTAGTTGGTTTCCTTATTTCCCTTTGATCCCAGTTCCGTTCCCATAGCCGCTACTGCGAGACGGCCTGAATCGCCACACTCTCCCCTTCCATCTTAAATCCTGTGACAGATCGTTTTTGTTGGGTGTGTTTAAAGATGGCTGACAGGcaattttataaaaacaagtgtatcatatttgtgtgtaaatatacTGTAACTATTGTAAGTTGTATGTTGCCAGGTGTCTTTCTTTTGTTGTAACGTGAAGGGGATTTGACCGAGGcagagtatttttttaaatattcagaacaGACAAACTTGTGAATGttgtttaagaaaaaaaaaaaaagataaagaaaaaaaggctgACATGCAAAAGTGTAATATAGTTggggtgtgtgagtgtaaataaGGTGAGTGTGTAACAGTGATGAGACATATTCTCCAGCTGTGTTTAGGGAACCTAGGACATAAGTGGTGTAGCTTATTTTGACCTCTGAAGACTGATAACAAGGTTAGCAGAGATTTCTGACTATATTAAGACTAAATCACATTTTCCTCATATTACGATCTGAGTTATGATGCTATGGAGCCCTGCTGGAGGGGCCAGCAAATTGTTCGTTTTTTTTGTCTGAGGCCATGTGATTAAACCAGGAGAACTGGCCTCATGTCGTATCGCTCGGCTCATGCTTGATAACAAGTTAAGAGTATATCTAGATATAGTTTATCTGTTCTAATACTTTCATCTGTGAAAATGTGGCCCGTGTTCAGGAAAAAACATCTATCACCACATAACCTTTATCAGTCCGCTGTGAAATGAAAGTGATTCAGATAGAAACAAACCATCTTCTGTCCATCTTTGTGAAAGAGTGTACACGTAGGCGGAGTGTTGTTGATGCTGCCGGAATCTGTTTCATCCCAGACTGATGTGGCTGTGCTTTCAAATGTGTCCACTGGTTTTAATCTTCAGCCTCACCCAGGAGTGAAACAGCTGCAAACATTAGTTGAATCAACAGAGAATCATTTAACATCTCAAATGTGAGATTTGTAAGGTTTTCCTTTTCTTACATTATCGTGGAATTAATGTATTGAGGATTGAGTGTTTCAGTTTCCCTAAGTTATACAGAACAAACATTTTACGATTAATCTGCAACATCAATGATATAAGAGAAATCATAAGTTAGTTGTAAGTACATGTGGACAGTAGTAGTGCAGTTTAATGAATGTGGTTTGGACCTGGTGTTCTTTGTGTGTTCTGTAGAGTAGACTTTCACCCTCTGAATGAACCTGGTTGTTAAATGAGCCACTTCACTTCCTATTTCCTTCTTGAGGCTGAAGAGTTTTTCTTAGAGTTCAACCATTTGTCCTCACGTTTCTTCTTCGGATTAATACTAACGGTGTACGTTATGGTCCGTATGCTCATCTCAAAAAGATCTCTGTAGTTTGTAATAAATAGAAATCTACGTTTTAACAACTGATGGAATACAAGCTATACGTATTGCTTTCACCAAAGTGGcctgatattaaaaaaaattgaaatatgtTCATCTCTATAAGTCACTATCCACCTTCACAAAGGTGGTTTACGTGCATTGTGTTGTATAATTTCTATCTGTTTTAAATTTGGTATAAAGGTGAAAACAGTAAATAGCTTTTTTTCtgcttgttttgttctttaGCCGTTTTTACTCATTTTTTCCTTGggtcctgtaaaaaaaaaaaacatgttttttctctcgtctaaaac from Limanda limanda chromosome 5, fLimLim1.1, whole genome shotgun sequence includes:
- the sart3 gene encoding squamous cell carcinoma antigen recognized by T-cells 3 codes for the protein MAAPSNAEQTQLQDMEEEEAAGMERREMESDEEEDDEEQEEQEEEGMGEDDSDDEEDDSSEDEKENEAEIQRLEEQLSINAFDYNCHVDLIKLLRQEGELIRLRKARQKMSELFPLTEEIWLDWLKDEIRLTETEEESNRETVYELFERSTKDYICPDIWLEYAQYSIGGMGSPGGIDKVRSIFERAVTAVGLHMNKGQTVWEAYREFENAILSTVQPPPGRIPSHEEQELLNAQLERIHTLFRRQLAVPLMDMEATYAEYGEWSELGVPETAMHQYKKAMLQMDKRRSFEESLLVAEPPKMTEYQTYIDFELKDGDPARVQITFERTLTENCLVPDIWAKYTLYLDRQLKIKDLVLPIHERAVRNCPWTMGLWKSYLLALERHGAEHQIVSDVFEKALTAGFIQATDYVDIWQAYLDYLRRRVDFSKESSKELEELRGAFSRSLDYIKQDVEERFGESGDPSCIIMQIWARIEALHCKNMQKARELWDSIMTKGNAKYANMWLEYYNLERSYGDPAHCRKALHRAVQCTTDYPEHVCEVLLTFERVEGSLEGWDVAVQKTETRLNRINEQRAKAAEKEANSARQEDDKGDQRRKSKTDKKPQKKVPNRTRFGEKRKAENNDYQGKWNEDSAPKRHRGNGEQSREERMETETGLHGRNAPPGYKPAKKGQQGAPAAAQKPNDDKPELRNDNSSVFISNMAYTLEEPESKLRMLFETCGPIKEVRPVFGPKGNFKGYCYVQFESPVSVAEALKLDRREVEGRPMFVSPCVDKNKNPDFKVFKYNTTLERHKIFISGLPFSCTKDQLEELCKGHGTIREVRLVTYRSGKPKGLAYVEFADETQASQAVLKLDGTEVEGNKIAVAISNPPRRSMADLPGSSRLMADIMPRHAFGARGRGRTQLSLLPRSLHRQSGPASKVENGSAAELEPGPGGASANAAAETKPLSNSDFARMLLNK